A part of Saccharomonospora amisosensis genomic DNA contains:
- a CDS encoding SSI family serine proteinase inhibitor: MSMIAAGSLAACTLTALCAGGLALPAESSLSLSLRGTDGVTRSVHLTCEPDAGTHPRAQQACAALDAADGDFDRLPALQRQCTMIYSPVRAEARGHWQGEPVRFTTEYSNPCFAGARSGGVFGF; this comes from the coding sequence ATGTCCATGATCGCTGCTGGGTCGCTCGCCGCGTGCACGCTCACCGCGCTGTGCGCGGGCGGGCTGGCCCTACCCGCCGAGTCGTCCCTGTCCCTCTCCCTGCGCGGCACCGACGGTGTGACCCGCTCCGTACACCTGACCTGTGAACCCGACGCGGGAACGCACCCGAGGGCCCAGCAGGCCTGTGCCGCGCTCGATGCGGCCGACGGCGACTTCGATCGGCTGCCCGCACTCCAGCGGCAGTGCACGATGATCTACTCCCCGGTGCGGGCGGAGGCGCGCGGCCACTGGCAGGGTGAGCCGGTTCGTTTCACCACCGAGTACTCCAATCCCTGCTTCGCAGGCGCTCGCTCCGGTGGGGTCTTCGGCTTCTGA
- a CDS encoding catalase — translation MAQEPRDDKDRQLGDFRVNDDDTLLTTQQGVRVDHTDDSLTVGERGPTLLEDFHFREKLTHFDHERIPERVVHARGAGAYGHFQPYDDWLAEYTMADFLRDPAKRTPVFVRFSTVAGSRGSADTVRDVRGFATKFYTDAGNYDLVGNNMPVFFIHDGIKFPDFVHAVKPEPHNEIPQAQSAHDTLWDFVSLQPETMHMMMWLMSDRALPRSYRMMQGFGVHTFRLVNADGRGTFVKFHWKPLLGTHSLVWDETQKVAGKDPDYNRRDLWDAIEAGQYPEYELGVQLVDEADEFAFDFDLLDATKFIPEEQVPVRPVGRMVLDRNPDNFFAETEQIAFHTANVVPGIDFTNDPLLQARNFSYLDTQLIRLGGPNFAQLPVNRPVAEVHNNQRDGYGQLRINRGQTSYYKNTLGGGCPAIADGSAFSHYAEKVEGHKIRKRSESFKDYYSQATLFWNSMSEVEAEHIVAAFRFELGKVEHKQIRARVVEHLNRVDHDLAVRVARGVGVQPPADEVTPNHGRSSPALSQLNAPMDRADTRKVAVLAAEGVDGPGTRRLVEALDRHGVVAEVLAPVDGELPGADGGVSADWALNTMASVLYDAVVVASGPDSAATLARDGYAVHFVTEAYKHAKPVAAFGSGLELLRTGEIIERLADSIEVVDDRGVITTTAEGNALPDDFVTRLTDRLARHRAWERATESVPA, via the coding sequence ATGGCGCAAGAACCTCGTGATGACAAGGATCGACAACTCGGCGATTTCCGGGTCAACGACGACGACACCCTGCTGACCACACAACAAGGAGTTCGGGTCGACCACACCGACGACTCGCTCACGGTGGGCGAGCGCGGCCCGACCCTGCTCGAAGACTTCCACTTCAGGGAGAAGCTCACCCACTTCGACCACGAGCGCATCCCAGAACGCGTGGTCCACGCCAGGGGCGCGGGCGCCTACGGCCACTTCCAGCCCTACGACGACTGGCTCGCCGAATACACCATGGCCGATTTCCTTCGCGACCCCGCCAAGCGAACCCCGGTGTTCGTGCGGTTCTCCACGGTCGCCGGATCTCGCGGCTCGGCCGACACCGTGCGCGACGTGCGCGGGTTCGCGACGAAGTTCTACACCGACGCGGGCAACTACGACCTCGTCGGCAACAACATGCCGGTGTTCTTCATACACGACGGGATCAAGTTCCCCGACTTCGTCCACGCCGTGAAGCCCGAGCCGCACAACGAGATCCCGCAGGCTCAGTCGGCGCACGACACGCTGTGGGACTTCGTCTCCCTGCAACCGGAGACGATGCACATGATGATGTGGCTGATGTCCGACCGGGCACTGCCCCGCAGCTACCGGATGATGCAGGGCTTCGGCGTGCACACGTTCCGGCTGGTCAACGCCGACGGCAGGGGCACGTTCGTGAAATTTCACTGGAAGCCACTGCTCGGCACACACTCGCTGGTGTGGGACGAGACGCAGAAGGTCGCGGGCAAGGACCCCGACTACAACCGTCGCGACCTGTGGGACGCCATCGAAGCCGGACAGTACCCCGAGTACGAACTGGGCGTGCAACTTGTCGACGAGGCCGACGAGTTCGCGTTCGACTTCGACCTGCTCGACGCTACCAAGTTCATCCCGGAGGAACAGGTTCCGGTCAGACCCGTCGGCCGCATGGTGCTCGACCGCAATCCGGACAACTTCTTCGCCGAGACAGAGCAGATCGCCTTCCACACCGCCAACGTGGTACCGGGGATCGACTTCACCAACGACCCGCTGCTACAGGCCCGCAATTTCTCCTACTTGGACACTCAGCTCATCCGGCTCGGTGGGCCGAACTTCGCGCAGCTCCCGGTGAACCGGCCGGTGGCCGAGGTGCACAACAACCAGCGTGACGGATACGGCCAGCTGCGGATAAACCGAGGGCAGACGTCGTACTACAAGAACACCCTCGGCGGCGGCTGCCCCGCGATCGCCGACGGCAGCGCCTTCTCGCACTATGCCGAGAAGGTCGAGGGCCACAAGATCCGCAAGCGCAGTGAGAGCTTCAAGGACTACTACTCGCAGGCCACGCTGTTCTGGAACAGCATGTCCGAGGTCGAGGCCGAGCACATCGTCGCGGCCTTCCGGTTCGAGTTGGGCAAGGTGGAGCACAAGCAGATCCGGGCTCGGGTCGTGGAGCACCTCAACCGCGTCGATCATGACCTGGCCGTTCGGGTGGCGAGGGGCGTTGGCGTGCAGCCGCCCGCCGACGAGGTCACGCCGAACCACGGCCGTTCCTCACCCGCGCTGTCCCAGCTGAACGCGCCGATGGACCGCGCCGACACCCGCAAGGTCGCCGTACTGGCCGCCGAGGGCGTTGACGGTCCCGGCACGCGCCGCCTTGTCGAGGCGCTCGACCGGCACGGTGTCGTCGCCGAGGTGCTCGCACCTGTCGACGGGGAGCTACCGGGTGCCGACGGCGGTGTTTCCGCGGACTGGGCGTTGAACACCATGGCTTCGGTGCTGTACGACGCCGTTGTGGTGGCATCCGGGCCGGACAGCGCCGCCACGCTCGCGCGTGACGGCTACGCCGTGCATTTCGTGACCGAGGCCTACAAGCACGCCAAACCGGTCGCGGCATTCGGGTCCGGCTTGGAGCTGCTGCGCACCGGCGAGATCATCGAACGACTCGCCGACAGCATTGAGGTGGTGGACGACCGTGGCGTGATCACCACGACCGCGGAGGGCAACGCGCTTCCCGACGACTTCGTCACCCGGCTCACCGACCGGCTCGCCCGCCACCGGGCCTGGGAACGGGCGACCGAGTCCGTGCCCGCATGA
- a CDS encoding siderophore-interacting protein — MRTERLTPHMIRVVSGGEGLATFVPNGFTDSYVKVLFPVPGVTYPEPFDLRVIKAELPRELWPKQRTYTVRGYDPVAGELVIDFVYHGEAGLAGPWAASLEPGDEVLVAGPGGGYAPSPQADWHLLVGDEAALPAIAASLEAMPADARVLALLLVENGLEEQPLATKSAAEISWLHRDAGDDLVAAVRALDFPPGTMQGFVHGEAGLVRELRGHLLSERGVPKEALSISGYWRRGRTDEAWRAEKAEFMA; from the coding sequence ATGCGAACCGAACGGCTCACGCCGCACATGATCAGGGTCGTTTCCGGCGGCGAGGGTCTTGCGACGTTCGTTCCCAACGGCTTCACCGACAGCTACGTCAAGGTGCTGTTCCCCGTCCCCGGCGTGACCTATCCCGAGCCGTTCGACCTTCGAGTGATCAAGGCCGAGTTGCCGCGCGAGCTGTGGCCGAAGCAGCGCACGTACACGGTGCGCGGTTACGACCCGGTGGCGGGCGAGCTTGTCATCGACTTCGTGTACCACGGCGAGGCGGGACTCGCGGGTCCGTGGGCGGCGAGTCTCGAACCAGGCGACGAGGTGCTGGTGGCCGGTCCGGGCGGGGGATACGCGCCCAGCCCGCAGGCCGACTGGCACCTGCTGGTCGGCGACGAGGCGGCCCTCCCGGCCATCGCGGCCTCGCTCGAGGCGATGCCCGCCGATGCTCGCGTGCTGGCACTGCTGTTGGTCGAGAACGGGTTGGAGGAGCAACCGCTGGCCACCAAGAGTGCCGCGGAGATCAGCTGGCTGCACCGTGACGCGGGTGACGACCTGGTCGCCGCCGTGCGCGCGCTCGACTTCCCGCCGGGGACGATGCAGGGCTTCGTGCACGGCGAGGCCGGGTTGGTCCGAGAACTGCGCGGTCACCTGCTCAGCGAGCGGGGAGTGCCCAAGGAAGCGCTTTCCATCTCGGGCTACTGGCGGCGCGGCCGCACGGACGAGGCGTGGCGTGCGGAGAAGGCCGAATTCATGGCCTGA
- a CDS encoding serine hydrolase domain-containing protein, with the protein MTNLAVEADAGELGFDAQRLSRIDRRMARYVDEGLLPGWLTVVTRHGKIAHLSSYGHRDLEAGLGVEVDTLWRIYSMTKPITSVAAMMLFEEGEFELTDPIHRWLPELAEPQVYVKGSALRPVTEPATEPIRVWHLLTHTAGLTYGFHHAHPVDGLYRAAGFEWSTPQGKDLAACSEAWAELPLLFQPGTEWNYSVATDVLGRLVEVVSGMPLDRFFAERILGPLGMTETTFHVDGAAVDRLAALYVPDPVTRRAKRNDTFTDAIKKKPACLQGGAGLAGTAADYHRFTQLLLRGGELDGTRLLSPRTVRLMTRNHLPGDVDLEQFGRPLFAEIPFNGFGFGLGFSVLRDPAKAKTLSSEGEFAWGGAASTAFWVDPAEDLTVLFFTQLMPSSTYPLRQQLRQLVYQALV; encoded by the coding sequence ATGACGAACCTCGCGGTGGAGGCTGACGCCGGGGAACTCGGTTTCGACGCCCAGCGGCTGAGCCGCATCGATCGCCGGATGGCGCGCTACGTCGACGAGGGCCTGCTGCCCGGCTGGCTCACCGTCGTGACGCGGCACGGTAAGATCGCGCACCTTTCCAGCTACGGGCATCGTGATCTGGAGGCCGGGCTCGGGGTGGAGGTCGACACTCTGTGGCGCATCTACTCGATGACCAAGCCCATCACCTCGGTCGCCGCGATGATGCTGTTCGAGGAAGGTGAGTTCGAACTAACCGATCCCATCCACCGCTGGCTGCCCGAGCTCGCCGAGCCGCAGGTGTACGTCAAGGGCTCGGCGCTGCGCCCGGTGACCGAACCCGCCACCGAGCCGATCAGGGTATGGCACCTGCTCACTCACACGGCGGGGCTGACGTACGGCTTTCACCACGCACACCCGGTGGACGGGCTCTACCGGGCCGCGGGCTTCGAGTGGAGCACACCGCAGGGCAAGGATCTGGCCGCGTGCAGCGAGGCCTGGGCCGAGTTGCCGCTGCTGTTCCAGCCGGGCACCGAATGGAACTACTCGGTGGCAACCGACGTACTCGGCAGGCTGGTGGAGGTCGTCTCCGGAATGCCGCTCGACCGGTTCTTCGCCGAGCGCATCCTCGGCCCGCTCGGGATGACGGAGACCACCTTCCACGTCGACGGTGCCGCCGTGGACCGGCTGGCCGCGCTGTACGTGCCCGACCCGGTTACCCGCCGCGCGAAGCGCAACGACACCTTCACAGACGCGATCAAGAAGAAGCCCGCGTGCCTGCAGGGCGGAGCGGGACTGGCGGGCACCGCGGCCGACTACCACCGGTTCACGCAACTGCTGCTGCGTGGCGGCGAGCTCGACGGCACCCGGCTGCTCAGCCCGCGCACCGTGCGCCTGATGACCCGAAACCACCTACCCGGCGATGTCGACCTCGAGCAGTTCGGGCGGCCGCTGTTCGCCGAGATCCCGTTCAACGGGTTCGGGTTCGGGCTGGGGTTCTCGGTACTGCGTGACCCGGCCAAGGCCAAGACGCTGTCCAGCGAGGGCGAATTCGCCTGGGGTGGTGCGGCGAGCACGGCGTTCTGGGTGGATCCTGCGGAGGATCTGACCGTGCTGTTCTTCACCCAGCTCATGCCGTCCAGCACCTACCCGCTTCGCCAGCAGCTGCGCCAGCTCGTCTACCAGGCGCTGGTCTGA